In Marinitoga hydrogenitolerans DSM 16785, the genomic window AGCTGTTGCCATTCCAAATTTTGCAGCTTCCAAATAATTATATCCGTTTTTTAAAATATGATATATTATACCCGTCATAAAAGAATCTCCAACTCCAAATAAATGAGATCTATCAATAGTCTCATTAACTTTAAATAACCATACTCCCTCATTTGTAGCGATAACATCACCCTCAACATGATAACTTAAAACTGACAATTTGGCTCCATGTTTAATAATATCTTCTGCGGCATAAATATAATCTTCCATATCTTTTAAGTTTCTATCAAAATACTTTTTTTCTTTTCTCAAATCTACTCTAACAACTGCTGGACAAGCTTTTTCTACTGCTTCATTAAAATGTTCTCCATTAGATTCCATATAAGTTGTAATCCCTCTTCTCTTTGCCATAGAAACCAATTTTGAATAAATATCTTTAGGAGTATTTGGCGGAACACTTCCAGAAATTAAAACGTGCTCAACTAGAGATAATGAATTTTCATATCTTTGAATAAAATGTTCAATATCTATTTCTTGTAATCGTGGCCCACTAGAATTAATTTGAGTAATTGTGTGATTTTTTAAATCTAATATAGCAATATTTTCACGCGTTTCTTCTTCGACAAAAATAAAGTTAGCTGTAATATTTCTATCTTCTAATAATTTCTCTAAAAAAACTCTTCCAATAAAGCCGCCTAAAAATCCCAAAGCCATATTTTCTATTCCTAACTTACTAAGCATTTTTGATACATTCACACCTTTTCCACCCGGTTCCATAACTGCATTTGAGGGGTTCGATATTCTAAACATTTGACCACATTTAAAATCTTCTACTATTATTTCTCTATCAAGAGAAGGATTTAACGTTACTGTCATTACATCCATGTTTTAACCCCCTAAATATATAGTATTTTTTTCACTTTAATTATACCACAAATCGTTCAATTATAGACATATTTAATACAATTAAAATCTGAATTTTATAATTTTTATAACTTATTTTTATTTATAAAATGAATTATATTTTTTAAATATTTAATTCCAAAGAAATATGAAGAGAGCAAGTAAATGCTGCTACCAATAAGAATTAAAAATATTGTATATAAATTTGAAGCGTACATATTTTTTGAAAAATATAAAATTACGCTCATAATAAAAGTAGATAACACAATTTTAATAATATCCACATAATCTTTTTTATTAAATTGCGAAAAGAAATCCCAACCTAAAATTAACATACCAACTAAACCAGAAATGCTGGTTGCTAAACCTATTCCTGCTACACCCATATATCTTACAAGACCTATATCCAGAACAATATTTATCAAAACCATAACAAATGAAATTCTTGTGGGTTTTTTTGTATTTAATTTAGAATAAAAATTTCTAACTAGAATCCCATGAATTGAATAAAAAATAATACCTATTGAATACATCACAAGTGTAAAAGAAGTTATCAATGTATCTTCTTTTGTGAAATTACCACGTTGGTATATGAGTTTTATGATTTCTCTACTTAAAACAACTAATCCTGATGATGCTGGTATAGTTAAAAAAAGCGAAATTAATATAGCATCTTTAAATTCTTGAATAAATTTTTCTTTTTGATTATTAAAAGAAAGTTTTGATAATCTTGGTAAAATCACATTAGCTATACTTACAGAGAAAATAGCTAAAGGTAATTGATATAATCTTAAAGCATATTGTATAGTAGCAACTCCTCCTTCACCTGCCCACGTTGCAACATTTGTATCTACTATACTATTTATATGAGATATAGCGACCCCAAAAAACGCTGGAATAAAAAGTTTCATTATTTCATTTACATATTCTTTTTTTAACGAAAAATAATAATGAAAATGCCCTTTCTTTTTCACATAAACAAACAAGAAAATCATTTGGAAAAATCCACCCATAAGGAATCCAATAGTTGGTCCATATATTTTAATTGAAAATACATATGAAAATATTATACCTAATATAGTAAAAATGTTCGTAATTGCTGGAGAAACAGCTGAAACAAAAAAATTATTTTCATTATATAAAATACCTGAAAATATAGACCAAATTGAAATAAATGTAATAAATGGAAAAGTTATTTTCATAAGATTAGAAGATAATTCAAAATAATCATTACTTAGACCGCTACCAAGTATTTTTACAAAAATAGGTGAAAAGAAATATACTATTACATATAAACTAAATGTAATTATCAATAAAAAATTAATTGCTGTGCTGGCAAAAATGTCAGCATCTTTATTTTTTTTCCTTGTATATAACGGAACAAATACAGTTGAAAAAGCACCCTCAGCAAATATACGTCTTAAAAAAAATGGTAATAATATAGCGATTATATACGCATCATATTCACCACTTCTACCAAAATAATACGCAAACAAAATATCTCTAAATAACCCTAAAAATCTACTAACCATTGTAGCTGAAGCAAATATAGCTGTAAATTTTAACAACTCAGACATCGAATAACCTCCTAATACTAAAATAAAGCCTGAACAGGCTTTATTTTAGTAAACAAATTATATTGTCTCTACCATAATACACTTATGAAATAAATATTCAATTTCAGGATCATCTTGCGATTCTAAATATTCTTTTATTTCTTTAGATTCCGCACCTGGTTGATACCAAAATTTTTTAAATCCATTTTCATAAGCCTCTTTGGTAATCTTTAACCCTATTTTAGGCGGAACAACAAAATTCAAAATATCTACTTCTGGCAAGTCTTTTACTGATTTATACGT contains:
- a CDS encoding 1-phosphofructokinase family hexose kinase — translated: MDVMTVTLNPSLDREIIVEDFKCGQMFRISNPSNAVMEPGGKGVNVSKMLSKLGIENMALGFLGGFIGRVFLEKLLEDRNITANFIFVEEETRENIAILDLKNHTITQINSSGPRLQEIDIEHFIQRYENSLSLVEHVLISGSVPPNTPKDIYSKLVSMAKRRGITTYMESNGEHFNEAVEKACPAVVRVDLRKEKKYFDRNLKDMEDYIYAAEDIIKHGAKLSVLSYHVEGDVIATNEGVWLFKVNETIDRSHLFGVGDSFMTGIIYHILKNGYNYLEAAKFGMATAIAKVHHVEKYIENIEEINKYFNYFEVKKVK
- the murJ gene encoding murein biosynthesis integral membrane protein MurJ, translating into MSELLKFTAIFASATMVSRFLGLFRDILFAYYFGRSGEYDAYIIAILLPFFLRRIFAEGAFSTVFVPLYTRKKNKDADIFASTAINFLLIITFSLYVIVYFFSPIFVKILGSGLSNDYFELSSNLMKITFPFITFISIWSIFSGILYNENNFFVSAVSPAITNIFTILGIIFSYVFSIKIYGPTIGFLMGGFFQMIFLFVYVKKKGHFHYYFSLKKEYVNEIMKLFIPAFFGVAISHINSIVDTNVATWAGEGGVATIQYALRLYQLPLAIFSVSIANVILPRLSKLSFNNQKEKFIQEFKDAILISLFLTIPASSGLVVLSREIIKLIYQRGNFTKEDTLITSFTLVMYSIGIIFYSIHGILVRNFYSKLNTKKPTRISFVMVLINIVLDIGLVRYMGVAGIGLATSISGLVGMLILGWDFFSQFNKKDYVDIIKIVLSTFIMSVILYFSKNMYASNLYTIFLILIGSSIYLLSSYFFGIKYLKNIIHFINKNKL
- a CDS encoding CoA-binding protein; this encodes MFDVSKIKKIALIGATTNKSKFGYKILKDLVSKGYEVFPVTPNYDEIEGIKTYKSVKDLPEVDILNFVVPPKIGLKITKEAYENGFKKFWYQPGAESKEIKEYLESQDDPEIEYLFHKCIMVETI